Proteins encoded together in one Candidatus Eremiobacterota bacterium window:
- a CDS encoding response regulator: TRLMQILKNLLSNAFKFTQHGSVELSLQRAVREVDGVLGQYVAFSVRDTGIGIPGDKHNVIFEAFQQADMSTARKYGGTGLGLAISREIAGLLGGDMTVESEPGAGSTFTFYHPLERTGRAATAVDGVYVPPPVRPVVPDDVPLLDPARTIPSGSVEDDRAAVRPQDRVVLIIEDDATFARILLGLARDRGFKGLMASNGADGLALARQFVPDAITLDIGLPDVDGWSLLDQLKRDPATRAIPVHVISGEEQWQKALDSGAFAHLKKPASEDALTQAFDNLLGFADAASRNVLVVEDDVTQLSAMANLIESGEVTVTAVSTGAQALSALDEAHFDCVIVDLGLPDIEGLALIEKIKQHPSHVRVPVIVYTGRELTEHEESSLRRLSESVIVKDAMSPERLIEETSYFLNQVEARLPEVKRPVHVNGNGTLEGRTILITDDDTRNIYALRSALEEFKMLVLTAESGAEAIGHLRTHPEIDVVLMDIMMPEMDGYETIRRIRARNEWKDLPIIALTAKAMKGDREQCLAAGASEYISKPVDIDQLVALIRVWLNVAA, from the coding sequence ACGCGCCTGATGCAGATTCTCAAGAACCTGCTCTCGAACGCGTTCAAGTTCACGCAGCACGGCTCGGTCGAGCTCTCGCTGCAGCGCGCGGTGCGCGAAGTCGACGGCGTGCTCGGGCAGTACGTCGCCTTCTCCGTGCGCGACACCGGGATCGGGATCCCGGGCGACAAGCACAACGTCATCTTCGAGGCGTTCCAGCAAGCCGACATGTCGACGGCCCGCAAGTACGGCGGCACCGGCCTGGGCCTGGCGATCTCGCGCGAGATCGCAGGGCTGCTCGGCGGCGACATGACGGTCGAGTCCGAGCCGGGCGCGGGATCGACGTTCACCTTCTACCACCCGCTCGAGCGCACCGGGCGCGCCGCGACTGCCGTCGACGGCGTCTACGTTCCGCCGCCGGTAAGGCCGGTCGTCCCCGACGACGTGCCGCTGCTCGACCCGGCCCGCACGATCCCGAGCGGTTCGGTCGAGGACGACCGCGCCGCGGTGCGGCCGCAAGACCGCGTCGTGCTCATCATCGAGGACGACGCCACCTTCGCGCGCATCCTCTTGGGGCTCGCGCGCGACCGTGGCTTCAAGGGACTGATGGCGAGCAACGGCGCCGACGGTCTTGCGCTGGCGCGGCAGTTCGTCCCCGACGCGATCACGCTCGACATCGGGCTCCCCGACGTCGACGGGTGGTCGCTGCTCGATCAGCTCAAGCGCGATCCGGCGACGCGGGCGATCCCGGTTCACGTGATCTCCGGCGAAGAGCAGTGGCAGAAGGCGCTCGACAGCGGCGCGTTCGCGCACCTGAAGAAGCCGGCCAGCGAGGACGCGCTCACGCAGGCGTTCGACAACCTGCTCGGGTTCGCCGACGCCGCCTCGCGCAACGTGCTCGTCGTCGAGGACGACGTCACGCAGCTCTCGGCGATGGCGAACCTGATCGAGTCGGGCGAGGTGACCGTCACCGCGGTCTCGACCGGCGCGCAAGCGCTCTCCGCGCTCGACGAAGCGCACTTCGACTGCGTGATCGTCGACCTCGGGCTGCCCGACATCGAAGGGCTGGCGCTGATCGAGAAGATCAAGCAGCATCCTTCGCACGTGCGCGTGCCGGTGATCGTCTACACCGGGCGCGAGCTGACCGAGCACGAAGAGAGCTCGCTGCGGCGGCTCTCCGAGTCGGTGATCGTCAAGGACGCGATGTCGCCCGAGCGGCTGATCGAGGAGACCTCGTACTTCCTCAACCAGGTCGAGGCGCGGCTCCCCGAGGTGAAGCGGCCGGTCCACGTCAACGGGAACGGCACGCTCGAGGGGCGCACGATCCTCATCACCGACGACGACACCCGCAACATCTACGCGCTGCGCAGCGCGCTCGAAGAGTTCAAGATGCTCGTCCTCACCGCCGAGTCGGGCGCGGAGGCGATCGGGCACCTGCGCACGCATCCTGAGATCGACGTCGTCCTGATGGACATCATGATGCCGGAGATGGACGGATACGAGACGATCCGCCGGATTCGCGCGCGCAACGAGTGGAAAGACCTTCCGATCATCGCGCTCACCGCGAAGGCGATGAAGGGCGACCGCGAGCAGTGTCTCGCGGCCGGCGCCTCCGAGTACATCTCGAAGCCGGTCGACATCGACCAGCTCGTCGCTTTGATCCGGGTGTGGCTGAACGTCGCCGCCTAA
- a CDS encoding HAMP domain-containing histidine kinase, with translation MRSRAVAIAAFALLALVFVADALTPQTLVVAILLDVPIVLAALTQSRRLTAALVIASLIADAVAAFVNAAQAGYRWDAIGIGDRILSALSIVLVGYLSTAVQERAERVGRLAAQEARARREATLSATAERIRASLSPDVVTRAIVREAPGALDGEAAYWYPARTGQEVLAARNGAGEVEVLDERPSSEIVSLVHRVADDGTVSVVRAADPVARFVLDRLNAHSALALPLADRGANFGVLVVAYDGEAPDDAALQTARSFATLAVNALGQARLFGQLAERNEALGERQEVIRDLVYAISHDLRTPLAALSMTLRQAATGAYGPLPDRYQTVLRDSLVSIDDLVRLAETLLLVARFESGDRHPEREPFDLAAVAREIASELSAMAESRGITLTVTANAPAAARAARADVKRALANLVANALQHTPTGGTVELRVVPSPARTDVIVADDGYGIDERSRAALFQRFSSASRTGGGTGLGLYIVRRIAEESGGTVRYAPRDPRGSVFTFSLPKASA, from the coding sequence GTGCGCTCGCGAGCCGTCGCCATTGCCGCCTTCGCGCTGCTCGCCCTCGTCTTCGTCGCCGACGCGCTGACGCCGCAGACGCTCGTCGTCGCGATCCTGCTCGACGTCCCGATCGTGCTCGCCGCGCTGACGCAAAGCCGCCGCCTCACCGCCGCGCTCGTCATCGCGTCGCTGATCGCCGATGCCGTCGCGGCGTTCGTCAACGCCGCGCAGGCCGGCTATCGCTGGGACGCGATCGGGATCGGCGACCGTATCCTGTCCGCGCTCTCGATCGTGCTCGTCGGCTATCTGAGCACCGCGGTGCAAGAGCGCGCGGAGCGGGTCGGCCGCCTCGCCGCGCAAGAAGCGCGCGCCCGCCGCGAAGCGACGCTTTCCGCAACGGCGGAACGGATTCGTGCCTCGCTCTCCCCCGACGTCGTCACGCGCGCGATCGTGCGCGAAGCGCCGGGTGCGCTCGACGGTGAAGCGGCCTACTGGTACCCCGCGCGGACCGGACAGGAGGTCCTCGCGGCCCGCAACGGCGCCGGCGAAGTCGAGGTCCTCGACGAGCGCCCTTCGTCCGAGATCGTCTCGCTGGTCCACCGCGTGGCCGACGACGGCACCGTCAGCGTCGTGCGCGCCGCCGATCCGGTCGCGCGCTTCGTGCTCGACCGCCTGAACGCGCACAGCGCGCTCGCGCTTCCGCTCGCCGACCGCGGCGCGAACTTCGGCGTGCTCGTCGTCGCCTACGACGGCGAAGCGCCCGACGACGCCGCGCTGCAAACCGCGCGCAGCTTCGCGACGCTGGCGGTCAACGCGCTGGGCCAAGCACGTCTCTTCGGCCAGCTCGCGGAGCGAAACGAAGCGCTCGGCGAGCGCCAAGAGGTGATTCGCGACCTGGTCTACGCGATCTCGCACGACCTGCGCACGCCGCTCGCCGCGCTCTCGATGACGCTCCGCCAAGCTGCAACCGGCGCCTACGGCCCGCTCCCGGACCGCTATCAAACGGTCTTGCGCGACAGCCTCGTCTCGATCGACGACCTCGTCCGCCTCGCCGAGACGCTGCTGCTCGTTGCGCGCTTCGAGTCCGGCGACCGTCATCCAGAGCGCGAGCCGTTCGACCTCGCCGCCGTCGCCCGCGAGATCGCCTCGGAGCTGAGCGCAATGGCCGAGTCGCGCGGGATCACGCTCACCGTCACCGCGAACGCGCCCGCCGCCGCGCGCGCCGCGCGCGCCGACGTCAAGCGCGCGCTGGCAAACCTAGTCGCGAACGCGCTGCAGCACACCCCAACCGGCGGAACCGTGGAGCTGCGCGTCGTCCCGTCACCCGCCCGGACCGACGTGATCGTCGCCGACGACGGCTACGGCATCGACGAGCGCTCGCGCGCCGCGTTGTTCCAACGTTTCTCCAGCGCTTCGCGCACCGGCGGCGGGACGGGCTTAGGATTGTACATCGTGCGCCGCATCGCCGAAGAGAGCGGCGGCACCGTCCGCTACGCGCCCCGCGACCCGCGCGGCTCGGTGTTCACCTTCTCGCTCCCGAAAGCGTCGGCATGA
- the kdpB gene encoding potassium-transporting ATPase subunit KdpB, whose amino-acid sequence MAARTRSLLDPGIVWPAIRSSFVKLDPRVQIRNPVMFVVEIGAVVTIFYAFRDVRNGQASFDLAISAWLWFTVLFANFAEAMAEGRGKAQAEYLRRTKTETLARRLVDSSDGSRGAREENVPATQLRRGDRVVAEANDLIATDGEIVEGAATVDESAITGESAPVIREAGGDRSSVTGGTRVLSDRIVYVVSANPGETFLDRMISLVEGAQRQKTPNEIALAILLAGLTIIFVIAVATLAPFSIYAGAVPSVVVLIALLVCLIPTTIGGLLSAIGIAGMDRVLQRNVLAMSGRAVEAAGDVDTLLLDKTGTITLGNRQATEIIPAPGVSDAEAYRAAYFASLADETPEGRSLVLLAGSQGGLAVQDAAAGALPHDATVVPFSAYTRMSGVDYADGSQLRKGAPDAVRAWVAQNNGAGAVTAGGGGATTTAKPAVGTDVLAAEVEKIARAGGTPLLLAERGRVLGCIALKDILKPNMRVRFDRLRAMGIRTVMITGDNPLTAAAIARDSGVDDFLAEATPETKMALIRREQGEGRLVAMTGDGTNDAPALAQADVGVAMNSGTQAAKEAANMVDLDSDPTKLIEVVEIGKQLLMTRGSLTTFSIANDVAKYFAILPAMFAAAYPAMDALNVMRLATPQSAILSAIVFNALIIVALIPLALRGVAYRPRGADAVLRENVFVYGLGGIIAPFIGIKAIDLILVGLHLTGTH is encoded by the coding sequence ATGGCGGCGCGCACACGTTCATTGCTCGATCCGGGGATCGTTTGGCCGGCGATCCGGTCGTCGTTCGTCAAGCTGGACCCGCGGGTGCAGATCCGCAACCCGGTGATGTTCGTCGTCGAGATCGGGGCGGTCGTTACGATCTTCTACGCGTTCCGGGACGTGCGGAACGGGCAGGCTTCGTTCGACCTCGCGATCTCCGCCTGGCTGTGGTTCACCGTTCTCTTCGCCAACTTCGCCGAAGCGATGGCCGAAGGGCGGGGCAAGGCGCAAGCGGAGTACCTGCGCCGAACGAAGACCGAGACGCTCGCCCGTCGCCTCGTCGATTCTTCCGACGGCTCCCGCGGCGCGCGAGAAGAGAACGTGCCGGCGACGCAGTTGCGCCGCGGCGACCGCGTCGTGGCCGAGGCGAACGATCTGATCGCGACCGATGGCGAGATCGTCGAAGGCGCGGCGACGGTCGACGAGTCGGCGATCACCGGCGAGTCCGCACCGGTGATCCGCGAAGCCGGCGGTGACCGTTCGTCGGTGACCGGCGGAACGCGCGTTCTCTCCGACCGGATCGTCTACGTCGTCAGCGCGAATCCCGGCGAGACGTTCCTCGACCGGATGATCTCGCTCGTCGAAGGCGCGCAACGCCAGAAGACGCCGAACGAGATCGCGCTCGCGATCTTGCTCGCGGGGCTGACGATCATCTTCGTCATCGCCGTCGCGACGCTGGCGCCGTTCTCCATCTACGCCGGCGCGGTGCCGAGCGTCGTCGTCCTGATCGCGCTCCTGGTGTGCCTGATTCCGACGACGATCGGCGGGCTGCTCAGCGCGATCGGCATCGCGGGGATGGACCGTGTTCTGCAGCGCAATGTGCTGGCGATGTCCGGCCGCGCCGTGGAAGCGGCCGGCGACGTCGACACGCTTCTGCTCGACAAAACGGGCACGATCACGCTCGGAAACCGCCAGGCGACCGAGATCATACCGGCGCCCGGCGTGAGCGACGCCGAGGCCTACCGCGCCGCGTATTTCGCCTCGCTTGCCGACGAGACGCCCGAAGGACGTTCCCTCGTTCTCCTCGCGGGGTCGCAAGGTGGGCTCGCCGTGCAAGACGCGGCGGCCGGCGCGCTCCCGCACGATGCGACGGTCGTGCCGTTCAGCGCGTACACACGCATGTCGGGCGTCGACTATGCCGACGGCTCTCAGCTGCGCAAGGGCGCCCCCGACGCAGTCCGCGCCTGGGTCGCGCAAAACAACGGCGCGGGTGCCGTTACGGCGGGCGGCGGCGGCGCGACGACGACCGCGAAACCGGCGGTCGGCACTGACGTCCTGGCGGCCGAGGTCGAGAAGATCGCCCGCGCCGGCGGGACGCCGCTGCTGCTCGCGGAGCGCGGGCGCGTGCTCGGATGCATCGCGCTCAAGGACATCCTCAAGCCGAACATGCGCGTCCGCTTCGACCGCCTCCGCGCGATGGGGATCCGCACGGTGATGATCACCGGCGACAACCCGCTCACCGCGGCCGCGATCGCCCGCGACTCGGGCGTCGACGACTTCCTCGCCGAGGCCACGCCCGAGACGAAGATGGCGCTCATCCGGCGCGAGCAGGGCGAAGGCCGGCTCGTCGCGATGACCGGCGACGGCACGAACGACGCGCCGGCGCTCGCGCAAGCCGACGTCGGCGTGGCGATGAACAGCGGGACGCAGGCCGCCAAAGAGGCGGCCAACATGGTCGACCTCGACTCGGATCCCACCAAGCTGATCGAGGTCGTCGAGATCGGCAAGCAGCTGTTGATGACGCGCGGCTCGCTCACGACGTTCTCGATCGCCAACGACGTCGCGAAGTACTTCGCGATCCTGCCGGCGATGTTCGCGGCGGCGTATCCCGCGATGGACGCGCTGAACGTGATGCGGCTCGCGACGCCGCAGAGCGCGATCCTCTCGGCGATCGTCTTCAACGCGCTGATCATCGTCGCGCTGATCCCGCTCGCCTTGCGCGGCGTCGCCTATCGCCCGCGCGGCGCGGACGCCGTGCTGCGCGAGAACGTGTTCGTCTACGGGCTGGGCGGGATCATCGCCCCGTTCATCGGGATCAAGGCGATCGACTTGATCCTGGTCGGCCTCCACCTCACCGGAACGCACTGA
- a CDS encoding response regulator transcription factor, producing MSALRQAQDDGRRAIRVVLVEDHALVRAGLRTSLEAAGIDVVAEAPDGIAGEGAITHGRPDVAVIDLGLPGKDGITLTREIKAKPEPPHVVILTMQEMDDEVLAALAAGADAYCVKSSDPSIVIDAVRAVAAGGAYFDPRIAHVVLRKLSGTAQRPEHSPLTPRETEILKLIADGIGNAEIAERLYVSLGTVKGHVADILAKLSASDRAQAAVTAYRRGLIP from the coding sequence ATGAGCGCCCTTCGACAAGCTCAGGATGACGGGCGCAGGGCGATTCGCGTCGTCCTGGTCGAAGACCACGCGCTGGTCCGCGCAGGCCTCCGTACTTCGCTGGAAGCCGCCGGAATCGACGTGGTCGCCGAAGCGCCCGACGGAATTGCTGGAGAAGGAGCGATTACGCACGGGCGTCCCGACGTTGCGGTGATCGACCTTGGTCTTCCCGGCAAAGACGGAATCACGCTGACCCGCGAGATCAAAGCAAAGCCCGAACCGCCGCACGTCGTCATCCTGACGATGCAAGAGATGGACGATGAAGTTCTAGCTGCCCTCGCCGCCGGCGCCGACGCTTACTGCGTAAAATCGTCCGACCCGTCCATCGTGATCGACGCCGTCCGCGCAGTCGCCGCCGGCGGCGCCTACTTCGACCCCCGCATCGCCCACGTCGTCCTCCGCAAGCTCAGCGGCACGGCGCAACGTCCTGAGCACTCGCCCCTCACACCGCGCGAAACGGAAATACTCAAGCTGATCGCCGACGGCATCGGCAACGCCGAAATCGCCGAACGTCTTTATGTAAGTCTCGGCACCGTAAAAGGCCATGTAGCCGACATTTTGGCGAAGCTCTCGGCCTCCGACCGCGCGCAAGCCGCGGTTACCGCGTATCGCCGCGGCCTCATTCCCTAG
- the kdpA gene encoding potassium-transporting ATPase subunit KdpA, whose protein sequence is MSLTGWLQAAVIFAIVCLLVKPVGSYMARVFEGERVFLTPVLEPLERVIYRLTRIDASREMGWKGYAFAVLAFSLISFLYLYALLRLQAFLPLNPQGFGNLAPDLAWNTAISFMTNTNWQFYSGESTMSYLSQMAGLAWHNFVSAAAGIAICVALIRALARRQMRTIGNFWVDLTRASLYVLLPISFAGALILLSQGVPQNFNAYPTATTLEGAKQSLPQGPMASQEIIKELGTNGGGFVNANSAAPWENPNGFTNLLELVCIFLIGGALTYTFGRYVRDQRQGWALFGAMSTLFIVGFAVAYWAEAAGNPAVHALGVAGPNLEGKEARFGVAASALFATMTTDTSCGAVNAMHDSFTALGGLVPMFDMQLGEVVFGGVGSGFYGIIYYAILTVFIAGLMVGRTPEYLGKKIERREVQLAILAALVVPVFALVPAGIAAVLPAGLATLNNGGPHGFSEILYAYSSMVNNNGSAFAGLSPNTWWNVSGGVVMLFGRIAIMIPVLALAGSLVGKQAVATTAGTFRTTSPIFVVLLIGVIVILGALTFFPADALGPIVEHLLNLQGKVY, encoded by the coding sequence ATGAGTTTGACCGGGTGGTTGCAAGCCGCCGTCATCTTCGCGATCGTTTGCCTCTTGGTAAAGCCGGTCGGCAGCTATATGGCGCGCGTCTTCGAAGGCGAGCGCGTGTTCCTCACGCCGGTGCTGGAACCGCTCGAACGCGTCATCTACCGCCTCACCCGCATCGACGCGTCGCGCGAGATGGGCTGGAAGGGCTACGCCTTCGCCGTGCTCGCGTTTTCGCTGATCAGCTTCCTGTATTTGTATGCGCTCTTGCGGCTGCAAGCGTTCTTGCCGCTGAACCCGCAGGGCTTCGGAAACCTCGCGCCCGACCTGGCCTGGAACACCGCCATCTCGTTCATGACGAACACGAACTGGCAGTTCTACAGCGGCGAGTCGACCATGAGCTACCTCTCGCAAATGGCCGGCTTGGCGTGGCACAATTTCGTCTCGGCGGCGGCCGGGATCGCGATCTGCGTCGCGCTGATCCGCGCGCTCGCGCGCCGGCAGATGCGCACGATCGGAAACTTCTGGGTCGACCTGACCCGCGCGTCGCTGTACGTGCTGCTGCCGATCTCGTTCGCCGGCGCGTTGATCCTGCTCTCGCAAGGCGTCCCGCAGAACTTTAACGCGTACCCGACCGCGACGACGCTCGAAGGCGCGAAGCAATCGCTGCCGCAAGGGCCGATGGCCTCGCAAGAGATCATCAAAGAGCTCGGCACCAACGGCGGCGGCTTCGTGAACGCGAACTCGGCGGCGCCCTGGGAAAACCCGAACGGCTTCACCAACCTGCTGGAGCTCGTCTGCATCTTCCTCATCGGCGGCGCGCTGACGTACACCTTCGGGCGGTACGTGAGAGACCAGCGGCAAGGCTGGGCGCTGTTCGGCGCGATGAGCACGCTGTTCATCGTCGGGTTCGCCGTCGCGTACTGGGCCGAAGCGGCCGGTAACCCGGCGGTCCACGCGCTCGGCGTCGCGGGCCCGAATTTGGAAGGCAAGGAAGCGCGCTTCGGGGTCGCCGCCTCGGCGCTGTTCGCGACGATGACGACGGACACGTCGTGCGGGGCGGTCAACGCGATGCACGACTCGTTCACCGCACTCGGCGGGCTCGTGCCGATGTTCGACATGCAGCTCGGCGAAGTCGTCTTCGGCGGGGTCGGCTCAGGCTTCTACGGGATCATCTACTACGCGATTCTGACGGTGTTCATCGCCGGCTTGATGGTCGGCCGGACGCCGGAGTATCTCGGGAAGAAGATCGAACGGCGCGAGGTTCAGCTGGCGATCCTCGCCGCGCTCGTCGTTCCGGTGTTCGCGCTCGTTCCGGCGGGGATCGCGGCGGTGCTTCCCGCCGGTCTCGCGACGCTGAACAACGGCGGGCCGCACGGCTTCAGCGAGATCCTCTACGCGTACTCGTCGATGGTGAACAACAACGGGTCGGCGTTCGCCGGACTCTCGCCGAACACGTGGTGGAACGTCTCGGGCGGCGTCGTGATGCTCTTCGGCCGCATCGCGATCATGATTCCGGTCCTCGCCCTGGCCGGCTCGCTGGTCGGCAAACAGGCGGTGGCGACGACCGCCGGCACGTTCCGCACGACGTCGCCGATCTTCGTCGTGCTGCTGATCGGCGTGATCGTTATCCTCGGCGCGCTCACGTTCTTCCCGGCCGACGCGCTCGGCCCGATCGTCGAGCACCTCCTGAACCTGCAAGGGAAGGTCTACTGA
- the kdpC gene encoding potassium-transporting ATPase subunit KdpC: MATNTTQDTTEAREGTLRHLTTSLLYTIVSVIALGLIYPLAIWGIGTVLFHHQAEGSLVYDRNGTLIGSELVGQNWTKPRYFHGRPSAAGKGYDPTQTGGTNYGPTSKKLLDATKSTIAALKKENPDATGPIPMDLITSSASGIDPDISPEGAYYQAARVAKARALPLAAVRALIAAHVTPRQFGLLGEPRVNVLQLNRALDAQGAATKP; the protein is encoded by the coding sequence ATGGCAACGAACACCACGCAAGACACGACCGAGGCGCGCGAAGGCACGCTGCGGCACCTCACCACCTCGCTGCTCTACACGATCGTCTCGGTGATCGCGCTCGGCCTGATCTATCCGTTGGCCATCTGGGGAATCGGGACGGTCCTGTTCCACCACCAGGCCGAAGGCTCGCTGGTCTACGACCGGAACGGCACGCTGATCGGTTCGGAGCTCGTCGGGCAAAACTGGACGAAACCGCGTTACTTCCACGGCCGTCCGTCGGCGGCCGGCAAAGGCTACGATCCGACGCAGACCGGCGGCACGAACTACGGCCCGACCAGCAAGAAGCTGCTCGACGCCACGAAGAGCACGATCGCCGCGCTGAAGAAGGAGAACCCCGACGCGACCGGACCTATCCCGATGGACCTGATCACGTCTAGCGCGAGCGGGATCGATCCCGACATCTCTCCCGAAGGCGCATACTATCAGGCGGCGCGCGTCGCGAAGGCGCGCGCGCTGCCGCTGGCCGCAGTGCGCGCGTTGATCGCGGCGCACGTCACGCCGCGTCAGTTCGGCCTGCTCGGCGAGCCGCGCGTGAACGTTCTCCAACTGAACCGCGCCCTCGACGCGCAAGGAGCCGCCACGAAACCGTGA
- a CDS encoding potassium-transporting ATPase subunit F, with product MTLDLIVGLGLAVLALVYLTYAMLRPERF from the coding sequence ATGACGCTCGACTTGATCGTCGGCCTAGGCCTGGCCGTCCTCGCGCTCGTGTACTTGACGTACGCGATGCTGCGTCCCGAACGCTTCTGA
- a CDS encoding protein-glutamate O-methyltransferase CheR encodes MIAERMVPEPPSGGEGTLSPGVAELELRLLLEAVYRVSGFDFREYAPATVKRRVAERVRAEGMRTISGLIERVLHDPPAMLRFVDALTHNASSPFREPAFFTAFRERVLPRLRTFPHVRIWVIGAGDDAYSLGILLREAELYHRVRIYATDAGEAATERAKAGAFPVELLDEYGQRYAEAGGARQLSDYVEVVGGQAVFKPALREHIVFAQHNLACDSSFNEFHLVVARNVITHFNRTLAYRAHQVIFESLIRLGYLGMSAKETLRYTPHQRAYEELDATERFYRRLR; translated from the coding sequence GTGATCGCGGAACGCATGGTTCCCGAGCCGCCTTCGGGCGGTGAGGGAACCCTCTCGCCGGGGGTCGCCGAGCTCGAGCTGCGGTTGCTGCTCGAGGCGGTGTACCGCGTCTCGGGCTTCGACTTCCGCGAGTATGCGCCGGCGACGGTGAAGCGGCGGGTCGCGGAGCGGGTGCGGGCCGAGGGGATGCGAACGATTTCCGGACTGATCGAGCGCGTGCTGCACGATCCGCCGGCGATGCTGCGCTTCGTCGACGCGCTCACCCACAACGCCAGCTCGCCGTTCCGCGAGCCGGCGTTCTTCACGGCGTTTCGCGAGCGCGTGCTGCCGCGGCTGCGGACCTTTCCGCACGTGCGCATCTGGGTGATCGGCGCCGGGGACGATGCGTACTCGCTGGGGATCCTGCTGCGCGAGGCGGAGCTCTATCACCGCGTGCGGATCTATGCGACCGACGCGGGGGAGGCGGCGACCGAGCGCGCCAAGGCCGGCGCGTTTCCGGTGGAGCTGCTCGACGAGTACGGGCAGCGGTACGCGGAGGCCGGCGGCGCGCGGCAGCTTTCCGACTACGTCGAGGTCGTCGGCGGGCAGGCGGTGTTCAAACCGGCGCTGCGCGAGCACATCGTCTTCGCGCAGCACAACCTCGCTTGCGATTCCTCCTTCAACGAGTTCCATCTCGTGGTGGCGCGGAACGTGATCACGCATTTCAACCGGACGCTCGCGTATCGTGCGCACCAGGTCATCTTCGAGTCGCTGATTCGGCTTGGGTATCTTGGGATGTCGGCGAAAGAGACGTTGCGGTATACGCCGCATCAGCGGGCGTACGAAGAGCTCGACGCTACCGAACGGTTTTATCGGCGGCTGCGGTAG